Proteins encoded within one genomic window of Propionispora vibrioides:
- a CDS encoding 4Fe-4S dicluster domain-containing protein, whose amino-acid sequence MSKGVLTDLTKCIGCGSCVVACKMWNKLEYDTKQPTVGSAAKLNDKNWTIVSTCETQNSKGEPVWRFVKRQCMHCLEPACVSACFSRALQKNPDGSIVYYPDLCVGCRYCMFACPFDVPKYEWHKAAPEITKCQMCSSRLENGEAPACVSVCPTGVMQLDDRDKLVARAEQQIKDNDQYVKKIYGKDEVGGTSWLYISDIPFEELGFKVVGMTALPTYTQRFLRHTPFIAVGWGVLLAALSFYTRRRNELAKEKQQNRSMEDEHHEN is encoded by the coding sequence ATGTCGAAGGGCGTGTTAACCGATCTTACCAAGTGCATCGGCTGTGGCAGTTGTGTGGTGGCTTGTAAGATGTGGAATAAGCTGGAATATGATACCAAGCAGCCGACCGTAGGGTCTGCGGCGAAATTAAACGATAAGAACTGGACGATTGTCAGCACCTGTGAGACGCAAAACAGCAAAGGAGAACCTGTCTGGCGGTTTGTCAAACGCCAGTGTATGCACTGCCTGGAGCCGGCCTGTGTTTCGGCTTGTTTTTCCCGGGCACTGCAAAAAAATCCCGACGGCTCCATCGTTTATTATCCCGATCTATGCGTAGGCTGCCGCTACTGTATGTTCGCCTGTCCGTTTGATGTGCCGAAATACGAGTGGCACAAGGCGGCGCCGGAAATCACAAAATGCCAGATGTGTTCTTCCCGTCTGGAAAATGGGGAAGCCCCTGCCTGTGTGTCGGTGTGTCCGACCGGGGTCATGCAGCTGGATGACCGTGATAAACTGGTGGCCCGCGCGGAGCAGCAGATCAAAGATAATGATCAATATGTAAAAAAAATCTATGGAAAAGACGAGGTAGGCGGCACATCCTGGCTGTATATTTCGGATATTCCCTTTGAAGAACTGGGCTTTAAGGTTGTAGGCATGACGGCCCTTCCCACCTATACGCAACGCTTCCTGAGGCATACGCCGTTTATTGCCGTTGGTTGGGGCGTTTTGCTGGCGGCATTATCTTTTTATACCAGGCGGCGCAATGAGCTGGCCAAGGAGAAGCAACAAAACCGGTCAATGGAGGATGAGCATCATGAAAATTGA